The Garra rufa chromosome 18, GarRuf1.0, whole genome shotgun sequence genome window below encodes:
- the snphb gene encoding syntaphilin isoform X4, which yields MSFKGDFAVEPSSVPLSHLCFLRFNLLKALQPKHRLQQMLSSPTASPVRSPAPVSNRDPYGNASLSSSSNSGSCKGSDGSPTHRRHIKYTSCNDNHGIRPPPPEQYLTPLQQKEVCIRHLRARLKETIERLQDRDSEVDELRTQLSRMQEDWIEEECHRVEAQLALKEARREIQQLKQVVDVVSSSLGDTDTGVQKCFQDINLQNHKLESLLQSMELAQIGTTKTGEALAGGGVVGAGLEVSEGLAGSSEGSPAHSLTRSSTYTKLSDQTGQERGGNENGCDIPCLSGEGTQDSGFVCCGESGRGASKADLLLEAAFLSQETASLLNAYSRLPHSSTYEALSNSEPRVVPLRCGGIGTGASVSVSHPCLSHHHLYLHHLREQGIQTDYDHAPASAPAHGPSTSFNSDLDTIAERTFRSQACSPTSTWMSDEGDDLESVDTESAITATVATTSVITDFSTKSAPAVTMEPWAPTASVPKGPATLIPMESSVKETTVSEPLTVLPITTTALTTETIGSNSVEPVTDPLPNPGTSPCSTQPLVETEEEPLPQTTQPRSVLTEAGVDGDHVVNIGADDDDDDEVDESATNTESKSSGCGLPAKNYWSRHFLVDLLAVVVPVVPTVAWFCRGPHRVGQPMYHFGSLLRGCCTVALHSLRRGGGLRHYPAGGGGAGGMSI from the exons ATgagttttaaaggtgattttgcagTAGAGCCCAGCTCTGTGCCTCTGTCTCATCTCTGTTTCCTCAGATTCAACCTGCTGAAGGCCCTACAGCCTAAGCATCGCTTGCAACAAATGCTGTCGTCTCCCACTGCGTCCCCTGT ACGGAGCCCAGCACCTGTCAGTAACCGTGATCCCTATGGAAATGCCTCTCTCAGCAGCAGTAGCAATTCAGGGTCATGCAAGGGCAGTGATGGAAGCCCAACCCATAG GCGTCACATAAAATACACCTCCTGCAATGATAACCATGGTATCCGACCCCCTCCACCTGAGCAATACCTTACCCCACTGCAACAGAAAGAGGTGTGTATCAGACACCTCAGAGCACGGCTCAAAGAAACCATCGAAAGACTGCAGGACAG GGACTCTGAGGTTGATGAGTTGCGTACTCAGCTGTCTCGTATGCAAGAGGATTGGATTGAAGAGGAGTGCCACCGCGTGGAGGCCCAGCTGGCTCTGAAGGAGGCTCGCAGGGAGATCCAGCAGCTTAAGCAGGTTGTCGATGTCGTCAGCTCCAGTCTGGGAGACACCGACACTGGAGTGCAAAAGTGCTTCCAAGACATAAACCTCCAGAACCACAAGCTGGAGTCTTTATTGCAGAGCATGGAGCTGGCTCAGATTGGGACCACCAAAACAGGAGAAGCCCTGGCAGGTGGAGGGGTGGTGGGGGCAGGGCTGGAGGTCAGCGAGGGCCTGGCGGGGTCTTCCGAAGGCTCCCCAGCTCACTCGCTTACCCGCAGCTCTACCTACACCAAGCTAAGCGATCAGACTGGCCAGGAACGTGGCGGTAATGAAAACGGATGTGATATTCCATGTCTGTCAGGCGAGGGCACGCAGGACAGCGGGTTTGTTTGCTGCGGAGAAAGTGGAAGAGGAGCAAGCAAGGCAGACCTACTCCTGGAGGCTGCGTTTTTGTCCCAAGAGACAGCCTCGCTGCTCAATGCGTACTCCCGCCTGCCACACTCCTCTACCTATGAGGCACTAAGCAACAGCGAGCCGAGAGTTGTGCCACTCCGCTGCGGTGGAATCGGGACGGGGGCCTCTGTTAGTGTAAGTCATCCAtgtctgtcacatcatcacttaTACCTGCATCACCTGCGTGAGCAAGGCATTCAAACTGACTACGACCATGCCCCTGCTTCGGCTCCTGCCCATGGTCCCAGTACATCCTTCAACTCTGATCTGGACACTATTGCTGAGCGCACCTTCCGCTCTCAGGCCTGCAGTCCAACCTCTACCTGGATGTCTGACGAGGGAGATGATCTCGAGTCGGTAGACACAGAATCAGCCATTACAGCAACAGTTGCCACAACTTCTGTCATCACAGACTTTTCCACCAAGTCTGCACCAGCTGTTACAATGGAGCCTTGGGCACCAACTGCATCTGTTCCAAAAGGACCTGCAACTTTGATCCCCATGGAGTCCTCAGTCAAGGAGACAACTGTTTCAGAGCCCCTTACAGTCTTACCAATCACCACAACAGCTTTAACCACAGAGACCATTGGATCCAACTCTGTTGAACCTGTAACAGACCCTTTACCAAACCCTGGCACTTCCCCTTGCTCCACTCAGCCATTGGTTGAGACAGAAGAGGAGCCCCTTCCACAGACCACTCAGCCTCGTAGTGTTCTAACAGAGGCTGGGGTTGACGGAGATCATGTCGTAAATATAGGtgcagatgatgatgatgatgatgaggttGACGAGAGTGCTACGAACACAGAGTCCAAGTCGTCTGGCTGCGGTTTACCGGCAAAGAACTACTGGAGCCGGCACTTCCTAGTGGATTTGCTTGCGGTGGTCGTGCCAGTGGTCCCGACAGTTGCATGGTTCTGTCGGGGTCCACATCGTGTTGGTCAGCCAATGTACCATTTTGGGTCTCTATTGCGGGGTTGCTGCACCGTAGCCCTCCATTCCCTGCGTCGAGGAGGGGGCCTTCGGCACTACCCCGCAGGAGGAGGTGGTGCAGGGGGAATGAGTATATGA